In Staphylococcus saccharolyticus, one genomic interval encodes:
- a CDS encoding PH domain-containing protein — protein sequence MKYYSYMNKDGLKVLRIAALSWIVLLIVALLICIILNMFKLQFVDNYSIIIASIFIIVVLSVLLISVVPFFRFKHFRYFLDDKEVHVRKGIIFINTQIIPYFRIQNIDINEGFIMRKYQLAALTLSTAGGNSEIILVNKKEAHKLKTIIK from the coding sequence ATTATAGCTACATGAATAAAGATGGCCTAAAAGTATTGAGAATTGCAGCATTGTCTTGGATTGTGTTACTAATCGTTGCGTTGTTGATATGCATAATTTTAAACATGTTTAAATTACAATTTGTAGATAACTATTCAATAATCATTGCTAGTATTTTTATTATAGTTGTTTTATCAGTGCTACTTATATCGGTGGTTCCATTTTTTAGATTTAAACATTTTAGGTACTTTTTAGATGATAAAGAAGTGCACGTTAGAAAAGGTATTATTTTTATTAATACTCAAATTATTCCTTATTTTCGAATTCAAAATATTGATATTAACGAAGGATTCATTATGAGAAAATATCAATTGGCAGCCTTAACACTATCTACTGCTGGAGGTAATTCAGAAATTATATTAGTTAATAAAAAAGAGGCACATAAGTTGAAAACAATAATTAAGTAA
- the acpS gene encoding holo-ACP synthase, whose product MIYGIGIDIIEIKRIEKVRHQTKLIERVLTKEEKATYNHFTHDKRKLEFLAGRFTVKEAFSKALGTGLGQFVSFHDINCYNDKLGKPCIDYPGFKTHVSITHTENYAMSQVVLEKEDFCK is encoded by the coding sequence GTGATATATGGAATTGGCATAGATATAATTGAGATAAAAAGAATTGAAAAAGTAAGGCATCAAACTAAATTGATTGAACGTGTACTTACTAAAGAAGAAAAGGCAACATATAATCATTTCACACACGATAAACGCAAATTAGAATTTTTAGCAGGTCGATTTACTGTCAAAGAAGCATTTAGTAAGGCTTTAGGAACTGGTCTAGGTCAATTCGTTTCATTTCATGACATTAACTGCTATAACGATAAGTTAGGAAAACCTTGTATTGATTATCCTGGGTTTAAAACTCATGTGAGTATCACTCACACTGAAAATTATGCGATGAGTCAAGTGGTTTTAGAAAAAGAAGATTTTTGTAAGTAA
- the alr gene encoding alanine racemase, with protein sequence MSEKFYRSTYLNVNLDAILANYQIFDKLHQNKTVISVIKANSYGLGSIKVAQHLMKHGATFFAVATLDEAIELRMHGIDAKILILGVIPTEDITKAIQHRVALTVSSKAWLKEAVKRIPDDNDKKLWLHVKLDTGMGRIGMKDVKEYEEVVDIIQKRKDLVFEGVFTHFASADEPGDSMNEQYRLFKEIVNQVDKPTYIHAQNSAASLLMDGQFCNAIRLGISLYGYYPSQFVRENVKVHLRPSAQLVSQTVQVKTLQPGETVSYGRTYTAKDEMNIAILPIGYADGYLRAMQGAYVNVNGKQCEVIGRICMDQMIVKVPSDVMTGEKVILMDNHVDSPQAVEALADKQDTISYEVLCNLSRRLPRIYYYDNNQEVTNELLK encoded by the coding sequence ATGTCAGAGAAATTTTATAGATCAACGTATTTAAATGTGAATTTAGATGCAATTTTAGCTAATTATCAGATTTTTGATAAGTTACATCAAAATAAAACAGTAATTTCAGTTATTAAAGCTAATAGTTATGGTTTGGGGAGTATCAAAGTTGCACAACATTTAATGAAACATGGCGCAACATTTTTTGCGGTCGCAACACTTGATGAAGCAATAGAATTACGAATGCATGGGATTGATGCAAAAATTTTAATTCTAGGAGTTATTCCAACTGAAGATATTACTAAAGCTATTCAACATCGAGTGGCATTAACAGTATCTTCGAAAGCTTGGCTAAAAGAGGCAGTTAAAAGAATACCTGATGATAATGATAAAAAGCTATGGTTACATGTCAAATTAGACACAGGTATGGGCCGAATAGGTATGAAAGATGTAAAAGAATATGAAGAAGTAGTTGATATTATTCAAAAACGAAAGGATCTCGTATTTGAAGGTGTATTTACTCATTTTGCTAGTGCTGATGAACCAGGAGATTCGATGAATGAGCAATATCGTTTATTTAAAGAAATAGTTAATCAAGTTGATAAGCCTACATATATTCATGCTCAAAATTCTGCTGCATCACTACTTATGGATGGTCAATTTTGTAATGCTATAAGATTAGGCATTTCATTATATGGTTACTATCCATCTCAATTTGTAAGAGAGAATGTAAAAGTTCATTTGCGACCTAGTGCTCAACTTGTATCACAAACTGTGCAAGTTAAGACGCTGCAACCAGGAGAAACTGTGAGCTATGGGCGTACATATACTGCTAAAGATGAAATGAATATTGCTATATTACCTATAGGTTACGCAGATGGCTATCTTAGAGCTATGCAAGGTGCATATGTTAATGTTAATGGTAAACAATGTGAGGTAATTGGACGCATATGCATGGATCAAATGATTGTAAAGGTACCTAGTGATGTAATGACGGGTGAAAAGGTAATTCTTATGGATAATCATGTTGATTCACCTCAAGCTGTAGAAGCTTTAGCTGATAAACAAGATACTATTAGTTATGAGGTATTATGCAATTTATCACGACGTCTTCCAAGAATATATTATTATGATAATAATCAAGAAGTTACTAATGAATTATTAAAATAG
- the mazE gene encoding type II toxin-antitoxin system antitoxin MazE translates to MLSFNQTRTNSLEQSLKEGYSQMADLNLSLATEAFPIECEACDCNETYLTSNSQSE, encoded by the coding sequence ATGTTATCTTTTAATCAAACTAGAACTAACAGTCTTGAACAATCGTTGAAAGAGGGCTATTCACAAATGGCCGATTTAAACCTCTCCCTAGCAACGGAAGCTTTTCCTATTGAATGTGAAGCTTGCGATTGTAATGAAACATATTTGACTTCTAATTCACAAAGTGAATGA
- a CDS encoding type II toxin-antitoxin system PemK/MazF family toxin → MIRRGDVYLADLSPVQGSEQGGVRPVVIIQNDTGNKYSPTVIVAAITGRINKAKIPTHVEIEKKKYKLDKDSVILLEQIRTLDKKRLKEKLTYLSESKMKEVDNALDISLGLHNFDHQKS, encoded by the coding sequence ATGATTAGAAGAGGAGATGTTTATTTAGCGGATTTATCACCAGTCCAAGGGTCTGAACAAGGGGGAGTAAGACCTGTTGTTATCATTCAAAATGATACTGGTAATAAATATAGTCCAACAGTAATTGTTGCTGCAATTACAGGCAGGATTAATAAAGCGAAAATACCAACCCACGTAGAAATTGAAAAGAAAAAATACAAATTAGACAAGGACTCCGTTATATTGCTTGAACAGATTAGAACATTAGATAAGAAGCGTTTAAAAGAAAAGCTGACTTATTTATCTGAAAGCAAGATGAAAGAAGTTGATAACGCGCTAGACATTAGTCTAGGTCTACATAACTTTGATCACCAAAAATCATAG
- a CDS encoding SpoIIE family protein phosphatase, which produces MEEFKKSYKALVKESLTTSNRTQLIKKCEEFTDEVIKKDLLPEDIVEIHKDYINTLDLQENDMLGTLDVLQEVVKGFGYSYRDYQRLVNKLQVHDKEIDLASRLQQTMLKTDIPQFDSIQIGVISVAAQKVSGDYFNLIDHKDGTMSFAVADVIGKGIPAALAMSMIKFGMDSYGHSQLPSDGLKRLNRVVEKNVNQNMFVTMFYGLYEEMNHLLYCSSAGHEPGYVYRAETEEFEEIDVRGRVLGVSQKTRYNQQEIPIYLEDLVIIFTDGVTEARDKKGNFIDKNRLLNLIRKYKHMHPQDIVQIIYEAILKIQNPARKDDMTILIIKRVN; this is translated from the coding sequence GTGGAAGAATTTAAGAAAAGTTATAAAGCATTAGTTAAAGAGAGTTTAACAACTAGCAATCGAACGCAGTTAATAAAAAAATGTGAAGAATTTACTGATGAAGTTATAAAAAAAGATTTGTTACCCGAAGATATTGTTGAGATACATAAAGATTATATTAATACTTTAGACTTACAAGAAAATGACATGTTAGGAACTTTGGATGTACTTCAAGAAGTTGTCAAAGGTTTCGGTTATAGTTATAGAGATTATCAAAGATTAGTGAATAAGCTTCAAGTCCACGATAAAGAAATTGATTTAGCTTCTCGCCTTCAACAAACGATGCTTAAAACAGATATTCCTCAATTCGACAGTATTCAAATAGGCGTTATATCAGTAGCGGCTCAAAAAGTAAGTGGGGATTACTTTAACCTTATTGATCATAAAGATGGGACTATGAGCTTTGCGGTGGCAGATGTTATTGGAAAAGGTATACCTGCAGCATTAGCCATGAGTATGATTAAGTTTGGCATGGACTCATATGGTCATTCTCAGCTACCTAGTGATGGATTGAAAAGACTGAACCGTGTTGTTGAAAAAAATGTTAATCAAAATATGTTTGTCACGATGTTCTATGGTTTATACGAAGAAATGAATCATCTTCTGTATTGTAGTTCTGCAGGACATGAACCTGGATACGTTTATCGCGCAGAAACAGAAGAATTTGAAGAAATAGATGTCCGTGGTAGAGTTCTTGGTGTGAGTCAAAAAACACGTTATAATCAACAAGAAATTCCTATTTATCTTGAAGATTTAGTTATAATTTTTACAGATGGGGTTACGGAAGCACGTGATAAAAAAGGTAATTTTATTGACAAAAATAGATTGTTAAACTTAATTAGAAAATATAAACATATGCATCCTCAAGATATTGTTCAAATTATTTATGAAGCAATTTTAAAAATACAAAATCCAGCTAGAAAAGATGACATGACTATTTTAATCATCAAAAGAGTCAATTAA
- a CDS encoding anti-sigma factor antagonist produces MNLDIETITHDDFYEIKVGGELDVYTVPELEEVLMPMRQEGTHDIHVNLANVSYMDSTGLGLFVGTLKALNQNGKNLHILGVSDRISRLFDITGLKDLMHVNEGTEVE; encoded by the coding sequence ATGAATCTTGATATAGAAACAATCACTCATGATGATTTTTATGAGATAAAAGTTGGTGGAGAATTAGATGTATATACAGTACCTGAGTTAGAAGAAGTATTGATGCCAATGAGACAAGAGGGTACGCATGATATTCATGTTAATTTAGCAAATGTAAGTTACATGGATTCAACAGGTTTAGGCTTATTTGTAGGTACTTTAAAGGCTTTAAATCAAAATGGCAAAAATTTGCACATCTTAGGTGTTTCAGATCGCATTAGTAGACTATTCGATATTACCGGTTTGAAAGATTTAATGCATGTTAACGAAGGAACGGAGGTTGAATAA
- the rsbW gene encoding anti-sigma B factor RsbW → MQSRQDYIEMRLPASAEYVSLIRLTLSGVFSRAGASYDDIEDAKIAVSEAVTNAVKHAYKQNVETGMINLCFEIFDDKIKIVISDQGESFDYESTKSKLGPYNDNENIDFLREGGLGLFLIESLMDEVTVYKESGVTISMIKYIKKEQVRNNGERVEIS, encoded by the coding sequence ATGCAATCAAGACAGGATTACATAGAAATGCGGTTACCAGCTTCTGCAGAATATGTGAGTTTAATTCGTTTAACTCTTTCCGGAGTGTTTTCCAGAGCTGGTGCTTCTTATGATGATATCGAAGATGCCAAAATTGCAGTAAGTGAAGCAGTAACTAATGCTGTCAAACATGCTTACAAACAAAATGTCGAAACCGGTATGATTAATTTATGTTTTGAAATCTTTGACGATAAAATTAAAATAGTTATTTCAGATCAAGGTGAAAGCTTTGATTATGAATCAACAAAATCCAAATTAGGCCCTTATAATGATAATGAAAATATCGATTTTCTGCGGGAAGGAGGACTAGGGTTATTCTTAATTGAGTCATTAATGGACGAAGTCACTGTTTACAAAGAATCTGGTGTTACAATCAGTATGATTAAGTATATAAAAAAAGAGCAGGTGCGAAATAATGGCGAAAGAGTCGAAATCAGCTAA
- the sigB gene encoding RNA polymerase sigma factor SigB, which yields MAKESKSANEVSPEQINQWIKQHQENENSQAQDKLVKHYRKLIESLAYKYSKGQSHHEDLVQVGMIGLIGAINRFDLSFDRKFEAFLVPTVIGEIKRYLRDKTWSVHVPRRIKEIGPRIKKVSDELTNELERSPSISEIAQRLEVTDEEVLEAMEMGQSYNALSVDHSIEADKDGSTVTLLDVMGQQDDNYDLTEKRMILERILPILSDRERQIIQCTFIEGLSQKETGERIGLSQMHVSRLQRTAIKKLQEAAKQ from the coding sequence ATGGCGAAAGAGTCGAAATCAGCTAATGAAGTATCACCTGAACAAATCAACCAATGGATTAAACAGCACCAAGAAAATGAAAATAGTCAAGCTCAAGATAAGTTAGTCAAGCATTATCGTAAACTTATAGAATCTTTAGCTTATAAATATTCTAAAGGACAATCACATCATGAAGATTTAGTCCAAGTTGGTATGATTGGTTTAATAGGTGCCATCAATAGATTTGATTTGTCATTCGATCGAAAATTTGAAGCATTTTTAGTGCCAACCGTTATTGGTGAAATTAAAAGGTATTTAAGAGATAAAACGTGGAGTGTACATGTGCCAAGGCGTATTAAAGAAATTGGCCCAAGAATTAAGAAAGTAAGTGATGAACTTACTAATGAGCTTGAACGCTCACCTTCTATCAGTGAAATTGCACAACGTTTAGAAGTGACGGATGAAGAGGTTTTAGAAGCGATGGAAATGGGTCAAAGTTATAATGCGCTTAGTGTTGACCATTCAATTGAAGCAGACAAAGATGGTTCAACTGTTACTTTATTAGATGTTATGGGTCAACAGGATGATAATTATGATCTTACAGAAAAACGTATGATTTTAGAACGCATATTACCTATTTTATCTGATAGAGAAAGACAAATTATACAGTGTACGTTTATTGAAGGTCTAAGCCAGAAGGAAACTGGAGAAAGAATAGGTCTAAGCCAAATGCATGTCTCACGTTTGCAACGTACAGCGATTAAGAAATTGCAGGAAGCTGCGAAACAGTAA
- a CDS encoding Tex family protein: MDNTLIQTIVDKYQFSEKQIKSVLELLENNNTVPFIARYRKEATGGIDEVEIKQIDDEYRYMENLQKRKEEIIHSIKQQGLLTDELKMDIFKQTKLQRVEDMYRPFKQKKKTRATKAKRKGLESLAQWFLQPKLNMRVEEKAKTFLNEEVTTINDAIKGAEDIIAEQISDNPKYRSRILKDMYCQGQIVSSKKKKAEDEKKIYSMYYDYSEPIRCVANHRILAMNRGEKEKVLSVKIEFDTTRVQQDIEKYEIKTKNEASEYIKEAITDSLKRLIMPSIEREIRGDLTDKAETHAIEVFSENLRNILLQPPMKGKQILGVDPAFRTGCKLAVINPFGTFIAKSVIYPHPPKAKTIEAEKELVNLIRDYNIQLLAIGNGTASRETEQFVATVIKKYSLDVQFIIVNEAGASVYSASEIARDEFPEFQVEERSAVSIGRRVQDPLSELVKIDPKSIGVGQYQHDVNQKDLSNALTFVVETAVNQVGVDVNTASKSLLQYVSGLSSTIAQNIINYREDNGPIKHNKEISKIKRLGSKTFEQSIGFLRIVDGTEPLDNTAIHPESYNVTYDILNQLGLSDKDIGTPKLKDILNKVNIDSLASQVGIGEPTLKDIIQSLIASNRDPRDEFETPILKSDVLSIEDLNKGMKLSGTVRNVVDFGAFIDIGVKQDGLVHVSQLSKKFVKNPMNIVSVGDIVDVWILDIDEDKGKISLTMIDPNE; the protein is encoded by the coding sequence ATGGACAATACTTTAATTCAAACAATTGTAGATAAGTATCAATTTTCAGAAAAACAAATTAAATCAGTGCTTGAATTACTAGAAAATAATAACACTGTCCCGTTTATAGCAAGATATCGTAAGGAAGCTACGGGTGGAATAGACGAAGTTGAAATAAAACAAATTGATGATGAATACCGTTATATGGAAAATCTTCAAAAGCGTAAAGAAGAGATTATTCACAGTATTAAACAACAAGGTTTATTAACGGATGAACTAAAAATGGATATTTTTAAGCAAACGAAGCTTCAAAGAGTGGAAGATATGTATCGGCCGTTCAAACAAAAAAAGAAAACGCGTGCAACAAAGGCTAAAAGAAAAGGTTTAGAATCATTAGCACAATGGTTTCTTCAGCCTAAACTTAATATGAGGGTTGAAGAAAAGGCTAAAACTTTTTTAAATGAAGAAGTAACAACAATTAATGATGCTATTAAAGGAGCAGAGGATATTATAGCTGAACAAATATCAGATAATCCTAAATACCGATCTAGAATATTAAAAGATATGTATTGTCAAGGACAGATTGTATCATCAAAAAAGAAAAAAGCTGAAGATGAGAAAAAAATATATTCAATGTATTATGATTACAGTGAGCCTATTAGATGTGTAGCTAATCATAGAATATTAGCCATGAATCGTGGTGAAAAGGAAAAAGTATTATCTGTTAAAATTGAGTTTGATACCACACGTGTACAGCAAGATATTGAAAAATATGAAATAAAAACAAAAAACGAAGCTTCAGAGTATATTAAAGAAGCTATTACTGATAGTCTTAAAAGATTGATTATGCCTTCGATTGAAAGGGAAATTCGTGGTGATTTAACTGATAAAGCTGAAACACATGCAATTGAGGTATTTAGTGAAAATCTTAGAAACATACTATTACAACCTCCAATGAAAGGTAAACAAATATTAGGAGTCGATCCTGCATTTAGAACAGGATGTAAACTTGCAGTCATTAATCCGTTTGGTACGTTTATAGCAAAAAGTGTTATCTATCCTCATCCCCCTAAAGCTAAAACTATAGAAGCTGAAAAAGAACTAGTCAATTTAATTCGTGATTATAATATTCAACTTTTAGCAATAGGAAACGGAACAGCTAGTAGAGAAACAGAACAATTTGTAGCTACCGTTATAAAGAAATATAGTTTAGATGTACAATTTATTATTGTCAATGAGGCTGGGGCATCTGTATATTCAGCATCAGAGATTGCAAGAGATGAGTTTCCTGAATTTCAAGTTGAAGAGCGTAGTGCAGTATCAATAGGAAGAAGAGTACAAGATCCATTAAGTGAGTTAGTAAAAATTGATCCTAAATCTATAGGAGTTGGTCAGTACCAACACGATGTTAATCAAAAAGATTTAAGTAATGCGTTAACTTTTGTTGTTGAAACGGCTGTTAACCAAGTGGGCGTGGATGTGAATACTGCCTCAAAATCATTATTACAATATGTATCTGGACTTTCTTCTACGATTGCGCAAAATATTATAAATTATAGAGAAGACAATGGCCCTATTAAACATAATAAAGAAATTAGTAAAATTAAAAGATTAGGTTCTAAAACGTTTGAACAAAGTATAGGATTTTTGCGTATTGTAGATGGTACTGAGCCTTTAGATAATACAGCTATTCATCCAGAAAGTTATAATGTGACATACGATATACTTAATCAATTAGGATTAAGCGACAAAGATATCGGTACTCCCAAACTTAAAGACATTTTAAATAAAGTGAATATAGATTCACTAGCATCACAAGTGGGAATAGGAGAGCCGACCTTAAAGGATATTATCCAATCATTGATTGCATCTAATAGAGACCCAAGGGATGAATTTGAAACACCGATATTGAAATCTGATGTTTTATCTATTGAAGATTTAAATAAAGGTATGAAATTAAGTGGTACAGTAAGAAATGTGGTTGACTTTGGAGCCTTTATAGATATAGGTGTTAAACAAGATGGTCTTGTACATGTGTCTCAACTTTCCAAGAAATTTGTTAAAAATCCAATGAATATTGTTAGTGTGGGGGATATAGTAGACGTTTGGATTTTAGATATTGATGAAGATAAAGGCAAAATTTCATTAACGATGATTGATCCAAATGAATAA
- a CDS encoding SprT family protein, whose translation MNNDELQQLTEMIAMNFFGKHFKHQIYFNSRLRSTGGRYLLETHNLEINPKQLESFGEQAITDIIKHELCHYFLHLEGKGYQHRNKDFKVLSAKVGAPRFCKSTETYQCRANYKYICAKCKQCYLRIRRVNIKIMRCGHCGGRLKLLVTYNH comes from the coding sequence ATGAATAATGATGAATTGCAACAATTAACTGAGATGATAGCAATGAATTTTTTTGGAAAACATTTTAAACATCAAATATATTTTAATTCTAGATTAAGATCAACAGGTGGCAGATATCTATTAGAAACTCATAACCTTGAAATTAATCCTAAGCAATTAGAAAGTTTTGGAGAACAAGCAATTACTGATATTATTAAACATGAATTATGTCATTATTTTCTTCATCTTGAAGGTAAAGGCTATCAACATCGAAATAAAGATTTTAAAGTATTAAGTGCTAAAGTGGGGGCACCTCGATTTTGTAAGTCTACTGAAACATACCAATGTAGAGCAAATTATAAATATATATGCGCGAAGTGTAAGCAATGCTATTTAAGAATTAGAAGAGTAAATATCAAAATAATGAGATGTGGACATTGTGGTGGTAGGTTAAAACTTTTAGTAACTTATAATCACTAA
- the leuD gene encoding 3-isopropylmalate dehydratase small subunit, whose translation MEIQPIKTYTGKIVPLFNDNIDTDQIIPKVHLKRISKTGFGPFAFDEWRYLPDGSDNPDFNPNIPKYQGASILITGDNFDCGSSREHAAWALKDFGLNIIITGSFSDIFYINCTKNAMLPICLNKEQREHLAKFEQITIDLPNQTVSSPEKSFTFNIDETWKNKLINGLDNIEITLKYEDLIEKYEKTC comes from the coding sequence ATGGAAATTCAACCCATTAAAACTTATACAGGTAAAATAGTTCCACTTTTTAACGACAATATAGATACCGATCAAATTATTCCTAAAGTTCATCTTAAGAGAATATCTAAAACTGGTTTTGGTCCTTTTGCTTTTGATGAATGGCGATATTTACCAGATGGCTCCGACAATCCAGATTTTAATCCTAACATACCAAAATACCAAGGTGCTTCAATACTTATTACTGGAGACAATTTTGATTGTGGATCAAGTCGTGAACATGCTGCATGGGCGCTTAAAGACTTTGGCTTAAATATCATCATAACTGGAAGCTTTAGCGATATTTTTTATATTAATTGTACAAAAAATGCTATGTTGCCCATTTGTCTAAATAAAGAGCAAAGAGAACATTTAGCGAAATTTGAACAAATTACGATTGATTTACCTAACCAAACTGTTTCATCTCCAGAAAAATCATTTACCTTCAATATTGATGAAACTTGGAAAAATAAACTCATAAATGGATTAGATAATATAGAGATTACATTAAAATATGAAGATTTAATAGAGAAATACGAAAAAACTTGTTAA